From the Candidatus Cloacimonadota bacterium genome, one window contains:
- a CDS encoding DUF2851 family protein — MQFSEKFLYHIWDAQHLQKKLQTISGKSLKIMFQGQWNTDAGPDFKNAIIQFEGEVLRGDVEVHLETHDWNSHHHHEDKNYNNVILHIVFKHNGQYPFTVSENGEKIEILELQNYLDKNITKLLKEHKHKKFVVEDKFCSFFAGLDNESLQLLLLKSGSERLEKKIKRFGAELFFSDFNQLFMQGLFESLGYSKNKFQMLQLALKFPYSKLKEFYRNGMTKDELLTLWLCSSDLISHLPKTFPREFVSKWKELYQKQGFSKEIFDLDWKLFRIRPINHPAVRILQIIDLIYENLENPLFNNVLKVFSFTDKKIKMNKFKGRIYSLLQVKGDESSYSFLPEKYQIGKSRVDIIIINILIPLAILYARKMSYSELDNVAKKVYQEFHGLPGNFITQFMERFMSDTQRKIVSKKAIYQQGILKLYFDFCQHHNCEMCVQFKKELISSM, encoded by the coding sequence ATGCAATTCTCCGAAAAATTTTTATATCATATCTGGGATGCCCAGCATCTACAGAAGAAACTTCAAACAATTTCCGGAAAATCTCTGAAAATAATGTTTCAGGGGCAATGGAATACAGATGCAGGACCTGACTTCAAAAATGCGATCATCCAATTTGAAGGAGAAGTTCTGCGTGGAGATGTAGAAGTGCATTTAGAGACTCATGATTGGAATTCACATCATCACCATGAAGATAAGAATTATAACAATGTAATTTTGCATATTGTGTTTAAACATAACGGACAATATCCTTTTACGGTCAGCGAGAATGGTGAAAAGATCGAGATATTAGAGTTGCAGAATTATTTAGATAAAAATATTACAAAGTTATTAAAAGAACACAAACATAAGAAATTTGTTGTTGAGGATAAATTCTGCAGTTTTTTTGCAGGACTTGATAATGAATCGCTCCAATTGCTACTTCTCAAATCAGGTTCAGAAAGATTGGAAAAGAAGATCAAACGCTTTGGAGCAGAACTGTTTTTCTCTGATTTTAACCAGTTGTTTATGCAGGGACTATTCGAGTCCCTTGGGTACAGCAAGAATAAATTCCAGATGCTGCAATTAGCTCTCAAGTTTCCGTATTCTAAATTAAAAGAGTTTTATCGAAATGGAATGACCAAAGACGAACTTTTAACTCTCTGGTTATGCAGTTCCGATTTGATCAGTCATCTCCCGAAAACATTTCCGCGCGAGTTTGTTTCTAAATGGAAAGAGTTATATCAGAAACAGGGATTTTCTAAAGAAATTTTCGATCTTGACTGGAAATTATTTCGTATTCGACCGATAAATCATCCTGCGGTCAGAATTTTGCAGATCATTGATCTCATCTATGAGAATCTTGAAAATCCTTTATTTAACAATGTGCTGAAGGTTTTTTCCTTTACTGATAAGAAGATAAAAATGAATAAATTTAAAGGCAGGATTTATTCGTTGTTACAGGTCAAAGGCGACGAATCATCATATTCATTCTTGCCGGAGAAATATCAGATTGGAAAATCCCGTGTTGATATAATTATAATCAATATTCTAATTCCGTTAGCAATTCTATATGCTCGAAAAATGTCGTATTCAGAATTGGATAATGTTGCGAAAAAAGTTTATCAAGAATTCCACGGTTTACCAGGAAATTTTATAACTCAATTCATGGAAAGATTTATGAGTGATACTCAAAGAAAAATTGTTTCAAAAAAAGCCATTTATCAACAGGGAATTTTAAAATTGTATTTTGATTTTTGTCAGCATCACAATTGTGAAATGTGTGTACAATTTAAAAAGGAATTGATCAGTTCTATGTGA
- a CDS encoding pantoate--beta-alanine ligase, with translation MKPKIIKTIQEMQNTKLSGKVGFVPTMGFLHKGHLSLIRAAKRDCDTVVVSIFVNPSQFGPNEDLSQYPRDFVQDVKLLSGLEVDYIFFPTEKEMYPDDFKTWVNVDKITTILCGKSRPIHFQGVTTIVAKLMNIVNPDMMFLGEKDFQQIVVLEQMIRDLNFKTKIVRCPLIREKDGLAMSSRNKYLSEKGRQEALCLYLSLLQAKSEFQNGNFDSLSMKKKMEKLIHKNNGIIDYIEFVDPTSLESKAKVRKGDRVLLAVWIEDTRLIDNMEI, from the coding sequence ATGAAACCCAAAATAATCAAAACAATCCAAGAAATGCAAAATACAAAACTTTCCGGAAAGGTCGGTTTTGTTCCCACCATGGGTTTTCTTCATAAAGGTCATTTAAGTTTGATCAGAGCAGCAAAAAGAGATTGCGATACAGTTGTGGTCAGCATTTTTGTAAATCCTTCCCAATTCGGACCGAATGAAGATTTATCTCAATATCCCCGTGATTTTGTTCAAGATGTAAAACTACTTTCCGGATTGGAAGTTGATTATATTTTTTTTCCAACTGAAAAAGAAATGTATCCAGATGATTTTAAAACCTGGGTGAATGTTGATAAGATAACAACTATCCTTTGTGGAAAATCCCGTCCTATTCATTTTCAAGGTGTAACAACAATTGTTGCCAAACTGATGAATATAGTGAATCCTGACATGATGTTCTTGGGAGAGAAAGATTTTCAACAGATTGTTGTTTTAGAACAGATGATCCGAGACTTGAATTTCAAAACAAAAATAGTAAGATGTCCTCTTATCAGGGAAAAAGACGGACTGGCAATGAGCTCTCGCAATAAATATTTGTCAGAAAAAGGAAGACAGGAGGCTCTTTGTCTTTATCTTTCTTTACTTCAGGCAAAATCAGAATTTCAGAATGGTAATTTTGATTCATTATCAATGAAGAAAAAGATGGAGAAGTTAATTCACAAAAACAATGGAATTATTGATTATATTGAGTTTGTTGATCCTACATCTCTGGAATCGAAAGCAAAAGTGCGAAAGGGTGACAGAGTTTTGCTCGCTGTCTGGATTGAAGATACAAGATTGATTGACAATATGGAAATTTAA